A part of Paenibacillus sp. IHBB 10380 genomic DNA contains:
- a CDS encoding DUF2232 domain-containing protein: MKFNFTSAVWSGVYLLLLLSLQYPALSIFTLFVMIVPVVILFNMLNTKQFIVHMVLVWAIALLIRFDLTLLIMAVYFAIPALVMGMCYKRRVSSLRTILLGAATILVEILLMLFLGSLVFQFNLAEYIEDITNMIMAPLLDASSNPFMSSMPWTQDDVNRLSKVTVLKIPYALIVSSFVMAIIAHALARPTLTNLGHNVPKLKPAHEWRFPRSLIWYYLLSVVIEIIALNSDSSYLTLLSANMGPVIDVFFRIQAIGFFFYLAYTRKWNTVIPVLIAFPVVIFPPMVIIGILDIAFPLRQFMTKSK, from the coding sequence TTGAAATTTAATTTTACTTCAGCAGTGTGGAGTGGGGTTTATTTGCTCCTGCTGCTGTCTTTACAGTATCCTGCGTTATCCATTTTCACGTTATTTGTTATGATTGTGCCCGTAGTGATTTTGTTTAATATGTTGAATACGAAGCAGTTTATTGTGCATATGGTTCTAGTCTGGGCGATCGCGCTTCTAATTCGATTCGATCTGACTCTACTCATAATGGCGGTATATTTTGCGATTCCAGCGCTTGTTATGGGTATGTGCTATAAAAGACGTGTCTCGTCGTTACGAACCATACTATTGGGGGCCGCAACGATTCTAGTTGAGATCCTTCTGATGCTTTTCTTAGGGTCGTTGGTCTTCCAATTCAATCTTGCTGAATATATTGAAGATATAACGAATATGATTATGGCACCATTATTGGATGCAAGTAGCAATCCATTCATGAGTAGCATGCCTTGGACACAAGATGATGTTAATCGTTTAAGTAAGGTCACGGTATTAAAGATACCCTATGCGCTTATTGTAAGTTCATTTGTGATGGCCATTATAGCGCACGCTTTAGCGAGACCTACCCTAACTAACCTAGGTCATAACGTACCGAAGCTTAAGCCTGCACATGAGTGGAGATTTCCAAGATCATTGATCTGGTATTATTTACTGAGTGTGGTGATTGAGATCATCGCTCTGAATTCGGACAGTTCCTACCTAACGTTATTGTCTGCGAACATGGGCCCAGTTATCGATGTGTTTTTTAGAATTCAAGCGATTGGATTTTTCTTCTACCTTGCCTATACACGTAAGTGGAATACGGTGATTCCGGTGTTGATCGCTTTTCCTGTAGTGATTTTCCCGCCAATGGTGATCATTGGTATTCTCGACATAGCCTTTCCACTGCGTCAGTTTATGACGAAATCCAAATGA
- a CDS encoding MazG-like family protein has protein sequence MPKDLDVAKRAKVIEWLKTEVVDHVSRLFKALWEGSTARVGDSLASLIMSSYILGRRLGVPYRDIDNLLLDKLKKHKQEGHQLEDWYQDISALEEHVRKR, from the coding sequence ATGCCAAAGGATTTGGATGTAGCCAAACGCGCAAAAGTCATTGAATGGCTGAAGACCGAAGTGGTCGACCATGTATCCCGATTGTTCAAGGCATTATGGGAAGGCAGCACAGCTCGGGTAGGCGATAGTCTTGCCAGCCTCATCATGAGTTCTTATATTCTGGGACGCAGACTGGGTGTACCTTATCGTGACATCGATAATCTATTATTGGATAAGCTAAAGAAGCACAAACAAGAAGGGCATCAGCTTGAAGATTGGTATCAAGATATTTCCGCGCTTGAAGAACATGTGCGTAAGAGGTGA
- a CDS encoding CBS domain-containing protein has protein sequence MNIAFFLLPKQEVVCLTVETTLRQTLERMEYHRFTSVPILDKNGEYAGTITEGDLLWYMKNSEGKVTFENASKFLLKDVPLRMSNKPVSIDANMEDLINLAKVQNFVPVVDDMNRFIGIVRRSQIIEYCEKFVSKESINSH, from the coding sequence ATGAATATTGCATTTTTTCTGCTTCCGAAACAAGAAGTAGTATGCTTGACGGTTGAAACAACGCTGCGCCAGACGCTAGAGCGAATGGAGTATCATCGTTTTACGTCAGTTCCCATTCTAGATAAGAATGGTGAATATGCGGGAACGATTACCGAAGGTGATTTATTATGGTATATGAAGAATTCAGAAGGAAAAGTTACATTTGAGAATGCCTCGAAATTCCTATTGAAAGATGTTCCTCTAAGAATGAGCAATAAACCTGTCTCCATAGATGCCAACATGGAAGATTTAATTAATCTAGCCAAGGTTCAGAATTTCGTGCCTGTAGTCGATGATATGAACCGTTTCATTGGTATTGTACGCAGAAGCCAAATTATTGAATATTGTGAAAAATTCGTATCTAAAGAGTCTATTAATTCTCATTAA
- a CDS encoding LCP family protein, whose product MKKRTKGFIIAAIVVLLIGAGGLIFQKQLAIFAFDVFLSDQVEDTLQEKSYRPLDRDQSLQAEPISYQTKPFSMLLLGTDQRGDETARSDTMMYAVVRPKESKVLLVSVPRDTYTEIIGKGKKDKINHAFAFGGQQMAMDTMQALLDHELDYYATINFVGLKDAVDALGGVELPIGKDIVNKGADHEKFTVEANKPIYTGEEALNYVRYREDSGSNRMKRQQIFLDAVAKKMRNLNQITKIPDLLDIMGSNFQTNMQPKFIIDLGKQILTGNETEIVSYSISGTGMRVNGVYYDKPDEDTLKYAQDMIDNWMNQSTTSDQLMQPESQELE is encoded by the coding sequence ATGAAGAAACGAACAAAAGGCTTTATAATAGCGGCGATTGTCGTATTGTTAATTGGGGCTGGTGGTTTAATTTTTCAGAAACAGCTGGCTATCTTTGCATTTGATGTATTCTTATCTGATCAGGTAGAAGATACGCTACAAGAGAAGTCTTATAGACCTCTGGATAGAGATCAGTCCCTACAAGCTGAGCCTATTTCTTATCAGACTAAGCCATTCTCAATGTTGTTGTTAGGTACGGATCAGCGTGGGGATGAAACAGCACGTTCGGACACGATGATGTATGCGGTAGTGAGACCGAAGGAATCGAAGGTTCTCCTTGTCTCTGTTCCTCGGGATACGTATACAGAGATCATCGGTAAGGGGAAGAAGGATAAAATCAATCATGCTTTTGCATTCGGGGGACAACAGATGGCCATGGATACCATGCAGGCCTTGTTGGATCATGAGTTAGACTATTATGCAACTATTAACTTTGTAGGGCTGAAGGACGCAGTAGATGCTTTGGGTGGCGTGGAGTTACCTATTGGTAAAGATATTGTAAATAAGGGCGCAGACCACGAGAAGTTTACAGTAGAGGCCAATAAACCTATCTATACAGGTGAAGAGGCACTAAACTATGTACGTTATCGTGAAGACAGTGGCTCCAATCGGATGAAGAGACAGCAGATCTTCTTAGACGCAGTTGCTAAAAAGATGAGAAACTTGAACCAAATCACGAAGATTCCGGATTTGCTAGACATTATGGGATCTAACTTTCAGACGAATATGCAGCCGAAATTCATTATAGATCTAGGTAAGCAAATTCTGACGGGTAATGAAACTGAAATTGTAAGTTATAGCATCTCAGGAACGGGTATGCGTGTTAATGGGGTATACTACGATAAGCCTGACGAAGATACGTTGAAATATGCACAGGATATGATTGATAATTGGATGAATCAGAGTACGACTTCTGATCAGCTTATGCAACCCGAGAGTCAAGAGTTAGAGTAA
- a CDS encoding ABC transporter ATP-binding protein, translating into MNEPLLQVEHLKKYFPITGGVFSRTVGHVKAVDDVSFHINKGESLGLVGESGCGKSTIGRTILRLHEKTSGNVLFKGQDIYKIPKQELRKLRPKIQIVFQDPYSSLNPRVKVGDAIGEALLDHGLVSHRELKERVLETMNICGLASYQYNRYPHEFSGGQRQRIGIARALIMNPEFIVADEPVSALDVSIQAQIINLLSDLQKDKGLTYLFISHDLSVVEHLCDRVGVMYLGSMVEMAPKRELFSNPLHPYTKALMSAIPIPDPTLKRDRVVLKGDIPSPANPPSGCKFHTRCPIASDICKQQIPEYKDVGGEHFVACHYA; encoded by the coding sequence TTGAACGAGCCATTACTGCAAGTCGAGCATCTTAAGAAGTACTTCCCAATTACCGGTGGAGTGTTCTCACGGACAGTAGGTCATGTCAAAGCGGTGGATGATGTCTCTTTTCATATTAACAAAGGTGAATCCCTTGGTCTTGTAGGCGAATCTGGTTGTGGTAAAAGCACGATCGGCCGTACGATCCTTCGCCTGCATGAGAAAACTTCAGGAAATGTATTGTTCAAGGGACAAGATATATATAAGATCCCTAAGCAAGAATTACGTAAACTTAGACCGAAGATCCAAATTGTATTTCAGGACCCTTACAGTTCACTTAATCCGAGAGTTAAGGTTGGTGACGCTATCGGTGAGGCTCTTCTAGACCACGGATTAGTTAGCCATAGAGAGCTTAAGGAACGTGTTCTGGAAACCATGAATATTTGTGGTTTGGCAAGTTATCAGTACAATCGTTATCCTCATGAATTCTCTGGAGGACAGCGCCAACGGATTGGAATTGCTCGTGCCCTTATTATGAATCCAGAATTTATTGTAGCGGATGAGCCGGTATCGGCGCTGGATGTTTCCATCCAAGCACAGATTATTAACCTACTGAGTGACTTGCAGAAGGACAAAGGGCTTACTTATTTGTTCATCTCTCACGATCTGAGCGTGGTAGAGCATCTCTGTGACCGGGTAGGTGTAATGTATCTAGGGTCGATGGTTGAAATGGCTCCCAAAAGAGAATTATTCAGTAATCCATTACATCCTTATACGAAGGCACTGATGTCTGCAATACCGATTCCAGATCCAACGTTAAAACGGGATCGAGTGGTTCTGAAGGGCGATATTCCAAGTCCAGCGAATCCACCTTCTGGGTGCAAGTTCCATACTCGTTGTCCTATTGCTTCTGATATTTGTAAACAGCAAATTCCTGAATATAAAGATGTCGGTGGCGAGCATTTTGTAGCTTGTCATTATGCATAA
- a CDS encoding ABC transporter ATP-binding protein, whose amino-acid sequence MAKDLVEFRNLKTHFHTSDGIVKAVDDVSFTIREGETLCVVGESGCGKSVTAMSLMRLVETPPGEIAGGEILFEGKDILKMSKREMSLIRGNDISIIFQEPMSSLNPVLTIGEQIAEPIMLHLMMNRKEARLKAIELINLVGIPRAEKIYDSFPHELSGGMRQRIMIAIALSCNPKLLIADEPTTALDVTIQAQILDLMRDIKDKMNTSIMLITHDLGVVAEMADYVVVMYAGKVIEEAPVLELFREPKHPYTQGLLKAKPIINQEQERLYSIPGQVPNPVDLGNNCHFHDRCEFCMDICKTKQPPFQSHTDGTHKVACWLYEEEREVH is encoded by the coding sequence ATGGCTAAAGATTTAGTAGAGTTTCGTAATTTGAAAACGCATTTTCATACATCTGATGGAATTGTAAAAGCGGTCGATGACGTTAGCTTTACAATTCGTGAAGGCGAGACACTGTGTGTCGTTGGAGAATCAGGATGTGGTAAGAGTGTCACGGCGATGTCTCTCATGCGTTTAGTTGAGACTCCTCCAGGGGAAATCGCCGGAGGGGAAATATTGTTCGAAGGTAAAGATATTCTCAAGATGAGCAAACGTGAAATGAGCTTAATCCGTGGGAATGATATCTCAATTATTTTCCAAGAACCGATGTCATCACTGAATCCAGTGTTGACTATAGGGGAGCAGATTGCAGAACCTATTATGCTTCATCTCATGATGAATCGTAAAGAAGCACGCTTGAAGGCTATTGAGCTTATTAATCTGGTTGGAATTCCACGTGCAGAGAAAATATATGATTCGTTTCCTCACGAATTAAGTGGAGGCATGCGTCAACGGATTATGATTGCGATTGCACTAAGTTGTAATCCCAAGTTGCTTATTGCTGACGAACCTACCACTGCACTTGATGTAACTATTCAGGCCCAAATATTGGACTTAATGCGTGATATCAAGGATAAGATGAACACTTCGATTATGCTTATCACCCATGACCTTGGTGTGGTGGCTGAAATGGCCGATTACGTTGTCGTTATGTATGCTGGTAAAGTGATTGAGGAGGCTCCTGTACTGGAATTGTTTAGAGAGCCTAAACATCCATATACGCAAGGACTGTTAAAAGCTAAGCCCATTATTAATCAAGAGCAGGAACGTCTATACTCCATACCTGGGCAAGTTCCTAACCCTGTTGATCTAGGTAACAACTGTCATTTCCATGATCGTTGTGAGTTCTGTATGGATATCTGTAAAACGAAACAACCTCCATTCCAGTCACATACAGATGGTACACATAAAGTAGCCTGTTGGTTATATGAGGAAGAGAGGGAAGTACATTGA
- the opp4C gene encoding oligopeptide ABC transporter permease translates to MNVQVPVKAPASPWRLAMRRFVKNRLALMGLIILIFMFILSFAGPLLSPYTLEDYSIADKNKAPSADHWLGTDKLGRDILLRTMLAGRISLTVGLVATSISVTIGATLGALAGFYRKGIDVVIMRIADIFMALPALPILIILGAVLSDLKVDSGQRIYFLMLIIGILGWTSLSRLVRGQILSLREMEFMQATEALGLRDRRKIFKHLIPNVVPIIIVSATLGVAGAILAESALSYLGIGVVPPTPSWGNMISAANNMIDFRKRPWLWIPPGMCILTTVVAINLIGEGLRDALDPKMKK, encoded by the coding sequence ATGAATGTACAAGTTCCAGTTAAAGCGCCAGCATCTCCTTGGAGATTGGCAATGCGGCGATTTGTAAAGAATCGGTTAGCGTTAATGGGACTTATAATACTGATATTTATGTTTATATTGAGTTTTGCAGGTCCGTTATTGTCTCCTTATACATTAGAGGACTATAGCATAGCTGATAAGAATAAAGCCCCTAGTGCGGATCATTGGCTAGGTACAGATAAGTTAGGGCGAGACATTCTGTTGAGAACGATGCTTGCAGGTAGAATTTCCTTGACTGTAGGGTTAGTAGCTACATCAATCTCGGTAACGATTGGAGCAACGTTAGGTGCGCTTGCTGGCTTTTATCGTAAAGGAATTGATGTGGTTATCATGCGGATTGCTGATATTTTCATGGCACTACCGGCACTACCGATTCTGATTATTCTGGGTGCGGTGCTATCTGACCTCAAGGTTGATTCGGGTCAACGTATTTACTTTCTCATGTTGATTATCGGTATTTTAGGTTGGACAAGTTTATCGCGGCTTGTACGCGGTCAAATACTATCACTGCGTGAAATGGAATTTATGCAAGCTACGGAGGCATTAGGATTACGTGATCGTCGAAAAATCTTCAAGCATCTGATTCCTAACGTCGTTCCAATTATTATTGTTTCTGCAACACTAGGTGTGGCAGGAGCTATTCTTGCTGAATCAGCTCTGAGTTACCTTGGTATTGGTGTTGTACCTCCTACGCCGTCATGGGGAAATATGATTTCAGCAGCTAATAACATGATTGATTTCCGTAAGAGACCTTGGTTATGGATTCCACCAGGTATGTGTATTCTAACAACGGTTGTTGCGATTAACCTTATCGGTGAGGGCCTTCGTGATGCCCTGGATCCAAAAATGAAGAAATAG
- a CDS encoding ABC transporter permease gives MKQYIFRRLLQMIPTLIGITIIVFAISRMVPGDYITAKASPNMTAEKEAQLREIYGLDKPVAKAYIDWVGKMAIGDMGDSLQHKKPVTKVINTYVWNSVVIAFTSLVLSWIIAIFAGVFSAKFQHSFFDKVITLLIFISMSLPSFFIGLLLILIVSLNLGITPVGGMTTAGLGATGWEYIKDVAAHMFLPTVVLTMISTGGLTRYFRSSMLEVIRQDYIRTARAKGLKERTVIFKHALRNAMIPAITLLGFELPALFGGAIILEKVFIWPGIGQVYLGSISMRDYPFMLGFTIFLAVLTLLGNLLSDVLYGVADPRIRLK, from the coding sequence ATGAAGCAGTACATTTTTCGTAGACTGCTGCAGATGATCCCGACGTTGATCGGCATAACTATCATTGTGTTTGCAATTTCTCGTATGGTTCCAGGTGATTATATAACGGCCAAGGCTTCCCCTAACATGACAGCAGAGAAAGAAGCGCAGCTTCGTGAAATCTACGGTCTAGATAAACCAGTAGCCAAGGCCTATATTGACTGGGTGGGAAAAATGGCTATAGGTGATATGGGTGATTCGCTACAGCATAAGAAACCGGTAACAAAAGTCATCAATACGTATGTATGGAATTCTGTTGTTATTGCATTTACAAGTTTAGTGCTAAGTTGGATTATTGCTATATTTGCTGGGGTATTCTCAGCCAAATTCCAGCACTCATTTTTTGATAAGGTCATTACGTTATTAATATTTATTTCGATGTCATTGCCCTCGTTTTTTATAGGGCTCTTGCTTATATTAATAGTCAGTCTAAATCTCGGGATAACACCTGTGGGCGGGATGACGACAGCCGGGCTAGGTGCCACAGGTTGGGAATATATCAAAGATGTAGCTGCACACATGTTCCTCCCTACGGTTGTGTTAACCATGATTAGTACAGGTGGTCTTACACGATATTTCCGTAGTTCTATGTTAGAAGTAATCCGTCAGGATTATATTCGTACAGCACGTGCCAAAGGTCTGAAAGAGCGCACAGTTATTTTCAAACATGCCCTACGCAATGCGATGATTCCAGCGATTACTTTGCTCGGATTTGAACTACCTGCTTTGTTTGGTGGCGCGATTATACTGGAAAAGGTATTTATTTGGCCGGGGATCGGTCAGGTTTATCTAGGATCCATCAGTATGCGTGATTATCCGTTTATGCTCGGATTCACGATTTTCCTTGCCGTACTAACATTGCTGGGTAATCTGCTCTCTGACGTATTATATGGTGTTGCAGATCCAAGAATTCGCTTAAAGTAG
- a CDS encoding ABC transporter substrate-binding protein, with the protein MLILLVMITILSACGGNNEVKPAAEPTNTETPVTEETPTTEPATDESANDGVFPASDPSLNPAPAKNRADTLIIGMVAPNGTFSPLFWSTAYDRYVVETVFDSFLAVQGDGTYKENLAESIDVSEDGLKYTFKLKPGVKYSDGTPVTVKDFLFSLKVLHDPTYDGESDILSLHIAGGKEFHDGKSKEIAGVKVIDDNTIEINVTEKTAITKDSLGSDVFFMPEAYYGKGYKFGKLDSIKALNDKPVGSGKYIMKSFAAGQEVVFEANPDYFAGAPKIKNLIYKVTTDDTKLAMLQAGEIDMDMVTVNEDNVEELQALGFLDVHIYPTNGYGYVAFNHKKDKFKDAKVRQALTIGLNRKEIVEGVYGKFADVINVPESKVGWAYTDEGINSYDFDIEKAKSLLDEAGWVVGADGIREKDGEKFKIEFSATADNPVVDSLLPIMSKNYKELGIDISPETLDFNAISAKKDAGNFEMFFAAWGLTPDPDNTVYTSGGAQNDIGYASAKVDELMKKGKAELDREKRKEIYKEMYQQLNADLPYIFMYQRRDMWPVNSRIKGFDLTPYKNFTYSLNQVEIAPQ; encoded by the coding sequence ATGTTAATTCTTTTGGTAATGATTACAATTTTGTCGGCATGCGGTGGTAATAACGAGGTTAAGCCAGCAGCAGAACCAACGAATACTGAAACTCCTGTTACAGAAGAAACTCCTACGACTGAACCAGCAACAGACGAATCAGCTAATGACGGGGTATTCCCAGCAAGTGATCCATCGCTTAACCCAGCTCCTGCAAAAAATCGTGCAGATACGCTAATTATTGGTATGGTGGCTCCGAATGGTACATTCAGCCCATTGTTCTGGTCTACGGCATATGATAGATATGTTGTTGAAACTGTATTTGACAGTTTCCTTGCAGTTCAAGGGGATGGAACTTACAAAGAAAATCTTGCTGAAAGTATAGATGTTTCTGAAGATGGCTTGAAATATACATTCAAATTAAAACCAGGTGTTAAGTATAGTGACGGAACACCGGTTACAGTAAAGGATTTCCTATTCTCACTTAAAGTGCTTCATGATCCAACTTATGATGGAGAATCTGATATTCTATCCCTACACATTGCGGGCGGTAAGGAATTCCACGATGGTAAATCCAAAGAAATCGCTGGAGTAAAAGTTATTGATGACAATACAATCGAAATTAATGTTACTGAAAAAACGGCTATAACCAAAGATTCACTAGGTAGTGACGTTTTTTTCATGCCTGAAGCTTATTATGGTAAAGGGTATAAATTTGGTAAATTAGATTCTATTAAGGCATTGAATGATAAGCCAGTAGGTAGTGGTAAATATATTATGAAGAGTTTCGCAGCAGGACAAGAAGTGGTATTTGAAGCGAACCCAGATTATTTCGCTGGTGCTCCAAAAATCAAAAACTTAATCTACAAAGTCACAACGGATGATACAAAACTAGCCATGCTACAAGCTGGTGAGATCGATATGGATATGGTTACTGTTAATGAAGACAATGTAGAAGAATTACAAGCACTAGGATTCTTAGATGTTCATATTTATCCAACGAATGGTTATGGATATGTTGCCTTTAACCATAAGAAGGATAAATTCAAAGACGCTAAAGTCCGCCAAGCACTAACTATCGGTCTGAACCGTAAAGAGATTGTAGAAGGTGTATATGGTAAATTCGCAGACGTAATCAACGTTCCTGAATCTAAGGTAGGTTGGGCTTACACAGATGAAGGTATTAATTCTTATGACTTCGATATTGAGAAAGCTAAATCACTTCTCGATGAGGCAGGTTGGGTAGTTGGAGCTGACGGTATTCGCGAAAAAGACGGAGAGAAATTCAAAATTGAATTCTCTGCAACAGCAGATAACCCAGTTGTAGATTCTTTACTTCCAATTATGAGTAAGAACTACAAAGAACTTGGGATTGATATTTCTCCAGAAACACTTGATTTTAACGCTATTAGCGCCAAGAAAGATGCTGGGAATTTCGAAATGTTCTTCGCAGCTTGGGGCTTAACGCCAGATCCAGATAACACAGTCTATACTTCTGGCGGTGCGCAAAACGATATTGGTTATGCTAGTGCCAAAGTAGATGAGCTGATGAAAAAGGGTAAAGCTGAATTAGATCGCGAAAAACGTAAAGAAATATACAAAGAGATGTATCAACAGCTTAATGCTGATCTTCCTTACATCTTTATGTATCAAAGAAGAGATATGTGGCCTGTCAATTCAAGAATCAAAGGTTTTGATTTAACTCCTTACAAAAACTTCACTTATAGCCTGAATCAAGTGGAAATTGCACCACAATAA
- the rpsR gene encoding 30S ribosomal protein S18, which produces MAFKPREGADNDKRPARRGGRNKRRKVCFFTANKITHIDYKDIDLLKKFVSERGKILPRRVTGTSAKYQRALTIAIKRSRQIALLPYTTE; this is translated from the coding sequence ATGGCTTTTAAACCAAGAGAAGGCGCCGATAACGATAAAAGACCGGCTCGCCGTGGCGGCCGTAACAAACGTCGTAAGGTATGTTTCTTCACAGCTAACAAAATTACTCACATTGATTATAAAGATATTGATTTGCTTAAGAAGTTCGTTAGTGAACGTGGAAAGATTTTGCCACGTCGTGTAACTGGAACTAGTGCAAAATATCAACGTGCATTGACAATTGCAATCAAACGCTCACGTCAAATCGCATTGTTACCATATACTACTGAGTAG
- the ssb gene encoding single-stranded DNA-binding protein, protein MLNRVILIGRLTKDPELRYTPAGVAVTQFTLAVDRPFTAQGGEREADFIPVVTWRQLAETCANYLRKGRLTAVEGRIQVRNYENNEGKRVYVTEVIADNVRFLESPNREGGSGGNSSATREEPSYGGEGRGNSSRKNNNQDPFSDDGKPIDISDDDLPF, encoded by the coding sequence TTGTTGAATCGTGTCATTCTGATCGGCCGGTTAACTAAAGATCCCGAATTGCGCTATACACCTGCAGGGGTGGCTGTAACGCAATTTACGCTCGCTGTGGATCGTCCGTTTACGGCACAAGGCGGCGAGCGCGAAGCGGATTTTATTCCGGTTGTAACTTGGAGACAGCTTGCAGAGACTTGCGCCAATTATTTGCGTAAAGGCCGATTAACGGCTGTTGAAGGACGCATTCAAGTACGAAATTACGAGAATAACGAAGGTAAACGTGTATACGTCACCGAAGTTATTGCCGATAATGTTCGTTTCTTGGAGTCGCCAAACCGCGAGGGCGGTAGCGGCGGGAATAGTAGTGCTACACGTGAAGAGCCTTCCTATGGGGGCGAAGGACGTGGAAATTCCTCACGCAAAAATAACAATCAAGATCCCTTTTCCGATGACGGAAAACCGATAGATATTTCGGATGATGATTTGCCATTTTAG
- the rpsF gene encoding 30S ribosomal protein S6 — protein sequence MRKYEVMYIIRPDIEQDAVQANVEKFQGIISNGGEITKHDVMGKRRLAYEITKFNDGTFVLVNFNGTPEVLNELERLMKISDDVIRYLITKDVA from the coding sequence ATGCGCAAATATGAAGTGATGTACATTATTCGTCCAGACATTGAACAGGATGCTGTTCAAGCTAACGTCGAAAAATTCCAAGGCATCATCTCCAACGGTGGAGAAATTACAAAGCATGATGTAATGGGTAAACGCCGTCTTGCGTATGAGATTACGAAATTTAATGATGGTACATTTGTTTTAGTTAACTTCAATGGTACACCTGAAGTTCTTAACGAACTTGAACGCCTCATGAAAATTTCTGACGATGTTATTCGTTATCTCATTACTAAAGACGTAGCCTAA
- a CDS encoding YjzC family protein → MGEKTEFEPGDKAPNNATYMEIGEISMDTEIHDPKHVKLRKGERFPSTTNKDRKWKKKIKVKVH, encoded by the coding sequence ATGGGTGAAAAAACAGAATTCGAGCCTGGCGATAAAGCCCCCAACAACGCGACATATATGGAGATTGGTGAAATCAGTATGGATACAGAAATTCATGATCCCAAGCATGTCAAGCTACGTAAAGGGGAACGGTTCCCATCTACAACAAACAAGGATCGTAAGTGGAAGAAGAAAATTAAAGTTAAAGTCCACTAA
- a CDS encoding DUF951 domain-containing protein — protein MERKIFQLGDIVQMKKQHPCGSNEMEIIRMGMDIRIKCVGCQHSVLIPRAKFEKNMKKVLRSTLPPEDSSKEAK, from the coding sequence ATGGAACGTAAAATTTTTCAGTTAGGCGATATTGTACAGATGAAGAAGCAGCACCCGTGTGGCAGTAACGAGATGGAGATCATTCGTATGGGGATGGATATTCGAATCAAATGTGTAGGATGTCAGCACAGTGTACTTATTCCTCGGGCTAAATTTGAGAAAAACATGAAAAAAGTACTTCGTTCTACCTTGCCACCTGAAGATTCCTCTAAGGAAGCGAAATAG